ACAGTCCCATCGGTGGACTCTGCTGCTCCTGGCGCAGCTCCAGCGGATCGTTGCGCCAGTTGCCGACGGACGGTAACCCCTCTTCCTGGGGCGTGCCTTTCAGTTGCAGCGCTAACCCCATTCCCAGCGCCATGCTAATTATCCCTGGCATCAGCATTGCGGCCTGCCAGCCCCACCAGTGGGCGGCGAAGGCGCTAATCAGCGGGATAATCGCCCCGCCAATGTTGATCGACATATTCCAGCAGCCCCACCAGAAGCCGCGTTCGTTACGCGAATACCAGTGGGTCAGCAGGCGAGCACAGGGCGGCCATCCCCAGCCCTGAAAAAAACCGTTCAGCGTCCAGACTGCCAGCAGCAGCGTCAGCGACTCGCCAAAAGCAAACACCACGTTCAACAGGCCAGTAGCGAACAGTCCCGCGCCCATAAACCAACGCTGTCCGTGGCTGTCATGCCACAACCCGGCGGTAAATTTCGACAGGCCGTAGGTCAGATAAAACAAGGAACCCAGCAGACCGATGTCACTTTTATCCAGCCCGAGATCGGTTTGCAGCGCTGGCAGCACGTAGTTAACGCTTTTACGCGTCAGGTAAAACGCGGCGTAACCGATGACCATGTACATCAGCAGCCGGGGACGCAGCGTCCGGTAACGTTGTGTGATGTCAGTTGCTGCGCCTGCGTGCATAGCCGTCTCCGTTTTGTTGACTATAAGAAAGAGAAACCGAAAGGGGATGAGAGAAAGTCCGGAGTGACTAAGACTTTTTCCTGGTCAGAAGGCGATTTGTTGCAAATTTGTGGGCAAGTTAACACTTACCCGCGTACCGTGCCGCGATTCCAGCGCCAGTTCACCCCCGAGGGCGCTGACCCGCTCGCGCATTCCCTGAATGCCAAAACCGGCTATCTTGTCTGCACTGATCCCCACGCCGTTGTCGGACACGTCCAGATGCAGCATATCTCCCTGCTGACGCAGAACAATTCGTACTTCGCTGGCCCCGGCGTGTTTACAGATGTTGTTGAGCAACTCCTGTAACAGTCGATAGAGAGTGAAGCGCACCGTTTCATTCTCGGGCGTGGCGGTAAGCTGATAGTCAAACTGGCAGTGAATGCCGCGTTCCGTAAAGGCAAACTCGTTGAGCAGGTGGAGCAGCGCCTCTTTGAACGACAGTTCGTCCAGCGCGGGTGGGCGAAGCTGGCGCAACAACTGGCGGGTGGAGTGATGGATTCGCCGGGCGAGATCGTTGATCTGGCTGGCGGCGGCCTGGGCTTGCGCCGGATCGTGCGCCCGTTTTACCAGTTGCGACTGGATCTGAATGGCGGTGATGTTCTGCCCAATCTCGTCATGCAGTTCGCGCGCCAGGCTCTTGCGCGTATCCTCTTCGGTATGCACCAGTTTCTCGGCCAGCGCGCGCCGCGCCGCCAGTTCCGCTTCCAGACGCCGGCGATAATGGTGCAGGTTTTGCGCCAGATGCTGCTGACGACTGATGGCGATCCCCAGACCAATACCGAGCAGTGACTGTGTCGCGAGAAAAATCTCCAGTTCAATCAGATTGCTGAAGCCCACGCCAATCTGGCGGGCGATGGTGATCATCATGCTGCCGAGTAGCCCCGAGAGCACGCCACCCTGCCAGCCGAATTTCCACGCCATCACCACGTTGGGCAGAAACACCACAATCAACAGCAGGCGTTCAATCTCTGGCGACAGCACCATCTGGGTGCCAATGCCAATGATAAAAAACAGGCTGCACCAGATGATGAGCGAGGTACGCAGCGGCGGGTTATTGGTGTCCAGACCCAGCAGGTGGTAGCGATGCTGCTGGCGCAGAAACTCGAAGATCAGATAAACGAACGGCGTCAGTAGCACGCCACCGGTAAACGATGCCAGCCCGAGCAGCATCGCCGGACTTTTGACAAACGGCGACAGCAGAGCGGCGTTGAGCAATGAGGCGGCTGTTACCGTGGCCAGCAACAGCGTCAGCCGCTGCCAGTAAAGAGGGAAACGGTACCAGAAAGCCTGTGCGAGGCTGGCGGGAATCATGCTGATAAGCGGTGTGGTCAGCAGAATATAACCATTGAGCAGTTGCTCGCTGTGCAGCCAGAACATCATCATCATCGGTGGCAGCACCAGCGCGAGCCAGTAGCGGCGTGAAAGCAGGATCAGCAGCGCCAGGTAGACGCCGTGCGGCAGGAACAGGGCCGCCTGCTGGCCGTTGTGGGTCAGATAAAAACCGAGCGTCCACAGCATCAGCCAGCCGGTGCCCCAGGCCAGCACAATAAACAGTGAGATGACGACGTGGCGGAGGTTGTGCGACATCAATGCCCCGCCAGTAACTGATGGTCGAGAGCGAAATGAACCAGATCGATGGTGCTGTGACAGTTCAGCTTGCCCAGCACGTTGGCGCGATGGACATGGACCGTTTTATGGCTGAGATCGAGTTTGAAGGCAATCTCCTTAACGCTGTCGCCTTTGACCAGTAAATCAAACACTTCCCGTTCGCGTGGTGTCAGAACTTCCAGTACCGGTGATGACGGTTCTCCACCACGCAACGCCCGCAGCGCATCCGCGCAGAGGTAATGTCCCCCCAGCCCAACGGAACGGACGGCCTGCACTAACTCTTCCGGCCCGCAGCGTTTGGTCAGATAACCGCTGGCTCCCGCATCCAGCGCGCTCTGCACGAAGGCTGGTGTGTCATAGATGCTAAGAATAATGGCGCGAAATTGCGGCCTCTGTGCCCGCAGGCGTTTCAGCAGGCTCAGACCGTTTTCGTCCGGCATGGCGATGTCCATCACCGCAACGTTAACGTCGTCCTGCAACAACGCAGGCCAGGCTTCCGCCGCGCTGCTATACTGGCCTGCGACGTCGAGGTCTTCTTCGAGACTGAGTAACTGCGCAAAGCCGGAACGCACCACCACATGGTCGTCCACCAGCACCACACGTATCATGATTTTGCTCTCTTGCCGGATAATGATCCTATGATGCCTGGCGCCGCTGGGCTGGCAATCAATCAGGTACAGTTATGGAATGAATGTAACAAAATGGCAATATTTGGGGGCGCTGGTGGTATGTGTTTTCATGTCATTTCATTAAAGGGGCCCGGGAAAGATTTCAGGCATTTCCATGTCACTTCATCAAAGGGTTCCGTTCGCTTTATGACTATTGCTTCTTTGGAACTTACTCACCCGCGAACGTGTTAAGGGCGTTCTCCGCCACGCCCTTAACAATCCCGGCTCCCGGCAAGGAAAATCGCCACTTCGTGGTCCATTCGCCTTATGTCGTCTGCCTTTCGGGTCGGGGTCGAGCCTGCATCCCTGCAGGCCGACCCCTCCGCCCGCTTCCCTGCGGGCGGACCCGGGCAGCCGTCAACGGTTCATCGATTTTCACGCCGGACCAATGGCACCGCTTCGATTCTCTGCTCTTCAGGTAAATTCATTTCGCTGTAAAAAAAGCAAACCGCAGAGATGGTCAGGTGTGGATGGGTCCGGCTGAAAATTGCCGACAATTTTCCTGCCGGGAGGCAGGATTGTTAAGGAGGCGGCGACGAGCCTCCTTAACACGTTCGCGGAAAATTTACGTCCAGAGAATCACGGTTCGTAGGGCGAACGGAACCCTTTGATGAAGTGACATGAAAACGTCTGTTCCACGGTTAGAAATACAAGGCGAACGGAACCGTTTGATACGGTGACATGAAAGTCATATCCCAACTAACCATTCCCACTTTTTTTCTAAAAACGCTTTGTTCTTAGCAAGAATTTTTAATTCCTTTATCAAATCCGGCCATAACGAAATACTGCCTCCATAACAAGACAGGGGAGCAGACACTATGGCCGTTTCATCGCGTAATACACTTCTTGCCGCACTGGCATTCATCACCTTTCAGGCGCAGGCGGTGAACGTCACCGTCGCGTATCAAACCTCCGCTGAACCGGCAAAAGTGGCCCAGGCGGATAACACCTTCGCCAAAGAGAGTGGGGCCACCGTCGACTGGCGTAAATTCGACAGCGGCGCGAGTATTGTGCGCGCCCTGGCCTCCGGCGACGTACAGATCGGCAATCTCGGCTCCAGTCCGCTGGCGGTCGCCGCCAGTCAACAGGTGCCGATCGAGGTTTTCCTGCTGGCGTCAAAACTCGGTAACTCCGAAGCTCTGGTGGTGAAAAAAACGATTGGTAAACCCGAGGATCTGATCGGCAAACGCATCGCGGTGCCGTTTATCTCCACCACCCACTACAGCCTGTTGGCCGCGTTAAAACACTGGGGGATTAAACCCGGTCAGGTGGAGATTGTGAACCTGCAGCCGCCAGCGATTATCGCCGCCTGGCAGCGCGGAGATATTGATGGTGCCTACGTCTGGGCACCTGCCGTTAACGCGCTGGAAAAAGACGGCAAGGTGCTGACCGACTCGGAAAAAGTCGGTGAGTGGGGCGCACCGACGCTGGATGTGTGGGTCGTGCGCAAAGACTTTGCCGAGAAGCATCCGGAGGTAGTGAAAGCCTTCGCGAAAAGCGCCATCGACGCGCAGCAGTCCTATATCGCCAATCCCGACGAATGGCTGAAGCAACCGGAGAACATCAGCAAGCTGTCGCGTCTGAGCGGCGTTCCGGAAGCCGATGTGCCGGGACTGGTAAAAGGCAATACCTATCTCACTCCCCAGCAGCAGACGGCTGAGCTAACCGGACCGGTAAACAAAGCGATTATCGACACCGCGCAGTTTCTGAAAGAGCAGGGCAAGGTGCCTGCGGTGGCAAGCGATTACAGCCAGTACGTCACCGACCGCTTCGTGCAATAAAGGAGGCGCTGATGCTGCAACTTTCTCATCTGTACGCCGATTACGGTGGTAAACCGGCGCTGGAAGATATCAATCTGACGCTCGACAGTGGTGAGCTGCTGGTGGTGCTGGGGCCTTCGGGATGTGGCAAAACGACGCTGCTGAACCTGATTGCCGGATTTGTACCGTATCAACACGGTAGCATTCAGCTGGCGGGAAAACGCGTTGACGGGCCGGGGGCAGAGCGCGGCGTGGTGTTTCAGCACGAAGGGCTGCTGCCGTGGCGCAACGTGCAGGATAACGTCGCGTTGGGTCTGCAACTGGCGGGCATCGGGAAAGCGCAGCGTGTCAGCATCGCTCAGGATATGTTGAAAAAAGTGGGGCTGGAAGGCGCGGGAAAACGCTTCATCTGGCAGCTTTCCGGCGGTCAGCGCCAGCGCGTTGGCATTGCCCGCGCGCTGGCGGCGAACCCACAGCTGTTGCTGCTGGATGAACCCTTTGGCGCGCTGGACGCCTTTACCCGTGAACAGATGCAAACCCTGCTGCTGAAACTCTGGCATGAGACCGGCAAGCAGGTGCTGCTGATAACACATGATATTGAAGAAGCAGTGTTTATGGCGACCGAACTGGTGCTGTTGTCACCAGGACCTGGCCGGGTGCTGGAGCGTCTGCCGTTGACCTTTGCCCGGCGCTTTGTGGCAGGCGAAGCGAGCCGCAGCATTAAGTCCGATCCGCAGTTTATCGCGACCCGCGAATATGTCTTAAGCCGCGTCTTTGAACAACGGGAGGCCTTCTCATGAGTGTGGTGATCAACGACAAACCGCGCCAACGGCCACTGAGATGGCGCTGGCCGTTCTCGCGCCAGATTACGCTGAGCCTGGCGACGCTAACGGTGATTCTGGCGGTGTGGTGGACGGTTGCCGCGCTGCAGCTGATAAGCCCGTTGTTTTTGCCGCCGCCGGACCAGGTGATGCAAAAGCTTATCACCATCGCTGGTCCGCAAGGATTTATGGATGCCACGCTGTGGCAGCATCTGGCCGCGAGTCTGACCCGCATCGTGCTGGCGCTGCTGGCTGCGGTGGCGTTCGGTATTCCGATCGGGATTGCGATGGGGCTCAGTCCGACGCTACGCGGCATTCTCGATCCGATCATCGAGCTTTATCGTCCGGTGCCGCCGCTGGCTTATCTGCCATTAATGGTTATCTGGTTCGGGATTGGCGAAACGTCCAAGATCCTGTTGATCTACCTGGCAATTTTTGCCCCGGTCGCCATGTCGGCGCTGGCGGGCGTGAAGAGCGCGCAGCAGGTACGGATCCGCGCCGCCCGATCGCTGGGCGCGAGCCGGGCGCAGGTACTGTGGCTGGTGATCCTGCCAGGCGCGCTGCCGGAGATCCTCACCGGATTACGCATCGGACTTGGCGTGGGCTGGTCGACGCTGGTGGCGGCGGAGCTGATTGCGGCAACGCGGGGGTTAGGGTTTATGGTGCAGTCGGCCGGTGAGTTTCTGGCGACCGACGTGGTGCTGGCGGGGATCGCGGTGATTGCGATTATCGCCTTTATTTTAGAACTGGGTCTGCGTGCGCTTCAGCGCCGTCTGACGCCCTGGCATGGAGAAGTCCAATGAGTGAACGTCTGAGCATTACCCCGCTGGGGCCGTACATCGGCGCACAGATCGCCGGGGCGGATTTGACCCGTCCGCTGAGCGACAATCAGTTTGAGCAGCTTTATCACGCGGTACTGCGCCATCAGGTGGTGTTCCTGCGCGAACAGGCCATTACGCCACAACAGCAACGGGCGTTGGCCCAGCGCTTTGGCGATCTGCATATCCATCCGGTCTATCCGCATGCGGAGGGCGTCGAGGAGATTATCGTGCTGGATACCCACAATGATAATCCGCCGGATAATGACAACTGGCACACCGACGTGACGTTTATTGAGACACCGCCTGCCGGGGCGATTCTGGCGGCAAAAGCGTTGCCGTCAACCGGGGGCGACACGCTGTGGACCAGCGGCATTGCGGCGTATGAGGCGTTGTCGGAGCCGTTTCGTCAGTTGCTGAGCGGTTTGCGGGCGGAGCATGACTTCCGCAAGTCCTTCCAGGAATACAAATACCGCAAAACAGAGGAAGAGCATCAGCGCTGGCGTGAAGCGGTGGCAAAGCATCCGCCGCTGGTGCACCCGGTGGTAAGAACCCATCCGATCAGTGGTAAACAGGCGCTGTTTGTGAATGAAGGCTTCACTACGCGCATTGTTGACGTCACGGAGAAAGAGAGTGAGGCGCTGCTTGGCTTTCTGTTTGCGCATATTACGAAACCGGAATTCCAGGTGCGCTGGCGCTGGCAGCCGAATGATGTGGCGATTTGGGATAATCGTGTGACGCAGCATTATGCGAACGCCGATTACCTGCCGCAGCGGCGTATTATGCACCGTGCCACGATTTTAGGGGATAAACCGTTTTATCGAGCGCCGTAATTTCCGCCTCGGGCCGGTATGTCATTGTCGGCCCGGTACGCGTCACGTCACCGGGCAATGGCGTGATAAATGTGCCTCAATATAGCGCTGATAACGGTTGGCCTTCAGACGGGTCAAATCCACCAATACCAAGCCATCTACGCAGTGGTTAAAATCCGGATCGCTGCCGAAATCGATGAACTGTACGCCGCCGGGTTCGCAGAGCTCTGAGTATTGCTTATAGAGTGGGGGAATACCGCAGCCCAGATTTCCCAGCAGCGACTTCAGCCGCGTCAGATCGTCGGCGTAGTCGCTACCGGTAAACTGCGCCAGCACATCCGGTAGCGAAGCGGGATACGGCTGGCGTGAGACGGCCAGCGGATGCGTGGGCGGGAACCACAGACGATAGAAGGCAACCAGCAGATCGCGCGCATCCGGCGGTAATCCTCCGGAGATAGACACGGGTCCGAACAGGTAACGATACTGCGGGTAACGCGCCAGGTATGCGCCGATTCCTGACCAGAGATAATCCAGCCCGCGACGTCCCCAGTAGCGCGGCTGAATAAAGCTACGTCCCAGTTCAATACCGTGTTTCATGATGTCCGCCATCTGCTCATCGTAATCAAACAGACTGTGACTGTAGAGTCCATCCAGCCCCTGCTTTTCCAGTTGTTGTGCGCAGGGGATAAACCGGTAAGCGCCGACGATCTCAAGATCCTCCTCGTCCCATAAGATCAAATGCAGATAGTCATCATCGTAGCGATCGATATCTCTGCGCTTGCCGCTCCCTTCACCCACGGCGCGAAAGGCGATTTCACGCAGTCGTCCCAGCTCGCGCAGGACCGTCGCTTCCTCTTGCCCGTTGCGCTGCCAGAGATAAATGTGCTTACCGTCGGCGGTTATTCCCAGACATTCCGCCTGTGCCAGCTCGCGTTTCAGTCGCGCTCTGTTTTCCGGCGGGGCGATTGTCGATTCGGTACGAAAGAGACCTGGTCGGCCTTTGCCCAACGCAATCACGTGCTCCCGGCACTTTTCCGCCTGCTCGCGCACGCTGCTTTTGCTGGTAGACCATTGCGTCCAGGCAATTTGTTGGCCTATACGTACGGGTAGCGTGCTGCCACGGCGGCGAAACATTTGCTGCATTAACAGCAGCAGCGTGGCGCGGGAAGAAACCAGTCCGCTGGCATAGAACAGCGGACTGTTATAGGCCTGAATATGTACCGGTAGCAGCGGCGTCCGGTACTTTTCTGCCATGCGGATAAACCCGGAGTGCCAGCGGCGTTCAGCGATTCCCTTTAGCGTCAGACGCGAAACTTCCCCTGCCGGGAAGAAAACCAGCGCGCCGCCGGTCTGCAGATGGCTATCCATTTGCTGTAACGACGATTTTGGCGTGCGTCCCTGAATATTATCGACCGGGATAAACAACGAACTCAGAGGTTCCAGATGGGAGAGCAGCCGGTTAGTCACCACTTTGATGTCGCGCCGTACGCGGGAGAGGGCATAGATGAGCGCCAGTCCATCCAGCGCCCCGGTAGGGTGGTTGGCAATAATGATCAGAGGGCCATTTTCGGGGATGTTTTCAATGTGGTGCTCGGGGATTTCACAACGTATTTGGAGATGTTCCAGGACTTGTTCCACCATATCCACGCCTTTCAGATGGCAATGGCGGGCGGCAAACAGCTGGAACTCTTTTTCATACAATACGCGTTGTAACACCTTTTTCTGCCAGGGCGTGGTTCTCGCCTCGGGCCAAAGGTCGCTGAGTACGTTATCGAGACTGAACATCACAACACCTCCTTCTTCCTGTGCTGACAGTAGAAGCGGTAAGTGTCGCTGGTATGACGTTTGGGTGACGTTTTGGGGAAAGGCCGGATGGCGAGGCCACCCGGCATGTTCAGGGAAAACTTAACGCAGGATTTTTTTCTCTGCCAGATCCAGTGCGAAGTAGCTGAAGATCAGATCCGCGCCTGCGCGTTTGATAGCGCCTAAGCTTTCCAGTACCACTTTTTCTTCATCAATGGCGCCTGCCATAGCGGCAAATTTGATCATCGCGTATTCGCCGCTGACCTGATACGCGCCGAGCGGCAGCTCTGTGCGCTCACGAATGTCACGCAGTACGTCAAGATAGGCCCCCGCCGGTTTCACCATCAGGCAGTCCGCGCCCTGTGCTTCATCAAGCAACGATTCGCGAATCGCTTCACGGCGGTTCATCGGGTTCATCTGGTAAGTTTTGCGATCGCCTTTCAACGCCGTGCCCGCCGCTTCGCGGAACGGACCATAGAACGACGAGGCAAATTTGGTGGAGTAGGACATGATGGCGGTGTCGGTAAAGCCTGCGGCATCCAGCGCCTGGCGAATCGCCTGCACCTGACCATCCATCGCCGCGGAAGGGGCGATGAAATCTGCGCCTGCGGCGGCCGCGACAACCGCCTGTTTACCCAGGTTTGCCAGCGTGGCATCGTTATCGACGCCGTGTTCACACAGCACGCCGCAGTGGCCGTGGGAGGTATATTCGCAGAAGCAGGTGTCTGACATCACGATCATTTCTGGTACGGTCTGCTTGCAGATACGCGACATCCGCGCCACCAGACCGTCTTCCTTCCAGGCATCGCTACCGGTGTCATCGGTATGGTGTGAGATGCCAAAGGTCATGACGGAACGAATACCGGCGTTGGCAATACGCTCAATCTCGCGCGCCAGGTGTTTTTCCGGGATGCGCATGACGCCGGGCATGGCCTCAATCGCTTTGTAGTCGTCGAGTTCTTCTTCAACAAAGATCGGCAACACCAGATCGTTCAAGCTGAGTGTTGTCTCTTCAAACATGGCACGTAGCGCTGCAGATTTGCGCAGACGGCGAGGGCGATGGATTAAGTCTGTCATGGGATGCCTGATGCTTGTGAAAGTGAAGGCCATAGTATACCTGAAGCCGCGGGCGAGTGTTTTACGAAAATGGGCCTTATGGTTTTGTTTTATTAATAAATAAAAGAAATTGCATGGCAATTTTTTAATATGAATAGCTAAAAATTCATATTTGAAAGTGTGATTGTTATTCGTTTGGTTATTTTGAATATCTATTTATTTGAGTTTTTATGTATTTAGGTTGGCTGGTTTTTTATTTTTTTTCGTTATTATCAATACTCGCTGTATTAAGTATTGATTTATTATATGTATCCTTGTCTTTTTCCTTTTTATTGTATTGATTTATAAGTTATTTTTTATTTTTCAACTGAGTGTTTCCCTGGTTTTTATTATTGTCCGTTTTCGGACTACGGATAAAGAATAATTGAACCTTTCATTGTGGACACCGCATAATCCTCTTCGCGAAACATAATGTTTTCTATGCATTGATATTGATGGATCAACACTATTACGTCCCTGAGGAGGGATGACAAATGCACTCCTGGAAAAAGAAACTTGTAGTCTCACAATTAGCATTAGCCTGCACTTTGGCAATCACTTCTCAGGCGAATGCTTCAACTGATATTTCTGGCAAGACGTACACCACCTTTGAACACCTTAACGACGCGACTTATGCGGATGGTGTGTACTACGATGGCTATGTCGGCTGGAATAACTACGGCACCGATAGCGTGTATAACGGAGACATCTATCCGGTCATCAATAACGCGACCGTTAACGGTGTGATTTCAACGTACTATCTGGATGATGGTCTGACGACCAACACCAACAGTAACAGCCTGACGATTAAAAACAGTACTGTTCACGGAATGATTACCTCACAGTGCATGACGGAGGATTGTGCCGGACGTGATGCGACCGGCTATGTTTATGATCGTCTGGCGCTGACCGTTGATAACTCAACTATCGACGACAACTACGAACATTATACTTACAACGGCACCCATACCGACGGCACTGCAGATACGCATGTGGTTGATGTCTACAACCTGGGCACCGCGATCACTCTAGATCAGGAAGTTGACCTGGCTATCAGCAACAACTCCCATGTTGCCGGTATTACCCTGACTCAGGGTTATGAATGGCAGGATGTTGACGATAATACCGTCAGCACTGGCGTAAACAGCAATGAAGTGTTCAATAACACCATTACGGTGAAGGACTCTACCGTGACCTCAGGCTCATTGTCTGACGAAGGCACCACGGGTTGGTTCGGCAATAACGGTAACGCCAGCGATTACAGCGGTACAAACACCGCAGATGATATTGCATTAGCTGTGATTGCAAATCCGGCGGCAGACAATGCGATGCAGACCACCGCAACTTTCAGTAATTCTACGCTGATGGGCGATGTGGTTTTCTCCAGCAACTTTGACGAAAACTTCTTCCCGAACGGCGCTGATAGCTATCGTGATACCGATGCAAATGTGGATACCAACGGCTGGGATGGCACCGATCGTCTGGATCTGACATTAGATAACGGTAGTAAATGGGTGGGTGCGGCGATGTCCGTCCACCAGGTCGATACCGATGGCGACGGTGTGTATGACAGCGTTGCTGCGGGTACTGACGCGACTGCTACGCTGATTGATATCGCGTCTAACAGCCTGTGGCCGACCTCAACGTATGGCATTGATAACGGCGACACCGCCTATGACGAAAATGGTCATGTTGTGGGTAAAGAGGTTTATCAAAGCGGTCTGTTCAACGTCACGCTGAAGAATGGTTCACAGTGGGATACCACCAAAACCTCTCTGATTGATACGCTGAGCATCAACAGCGGTTCTGTGGTGAACGTCGGCGATTCATCGCTGGTTTCTGACACCATTGGCCTGACCGGTGGCGCAGCGCTGAACATTAACGAAGATGGTCATGTCGCGACAGATACCCTGACGGTTGACAACAGTACCGTGACTATTGCTGATGATGTGGCTTCAGGCTGGAGCGTGGGTGATGCTGCGCTGTATGCCAACACCATTAAGGTCACAAACGACGGTGTTCTGGATGTCGGTAACAGCGCGGACTATGCGCTGCAGACGGATACCCTGAATCTGACCAGCACCACCGATGCGGGTGGCAATGTGCATGCCGGTGTATTTGACATTCACAGCAACAACTACGTTCTGAACGCTGATCTGGTCAACGATCGCACTGCAGACACCAGCAAGTCTAACTATGGTTACGGTGTTATCGGCATGAATTCCGATGGTCACCTGACGATTAATGGTAACGGCGATGCTTACACCGCTGATCTGTCTGAAGTGGATAACGCGGGCGACGGCATTGCGGCGGCAACCGGTAACTACAAAGTGCGTATCGATAACGCCACGGGTGCAGGCTCCATTGCCGATTACAAAGGCAAAGAGCTGATCTACGTTAACGATAAGAACAGCACCGCGACTTTCTCTGCGGCCAATAAAGCAGACCTGGGGGCGTACACGTACCAGGCTCAGCAGCAGGGTAATACAGTTGTTATGCAACAGATGGAGCTGACTGACTATGCCAATATGGCGCTGAGCATCCCGTCTGCGAACACCAATACCTGGAACCTGGAGCAGGATACCGTTGGAACACGTCTGACCAACTCTCGCCACGGTCTGGCGGATAACGGCGGCGCATGGGTAAGCTACTTCGGCGGCGGTTTCAGCGGCGACAATGGCACCATCAATTACGACCAGGATGTCAACGGCATCATGGTGGGTGTGGATACCAAAGTTGATGGTAACAACGCTAAATGGATTGTTGGTGCGGCAGCCGGTTTCGCTAAAGGCGACATGAGCGACCATACCGGCCAGGTAGATCAGGATAGTCAGTCTGCTTACCTGTACTCCTCTGCCCGATTTGCCAATGACGTCTTTGTGGATGGCAACCTGAGCTACTCTCACTTCAACAACGATCTGTCTGCCAATATGAGTGACGGTCAGTATGTCGATGGCAACACGTCAACAGATGCCTGGGGCTTCGGTTTGAAAGTGGGCTACGACTGGAAAGTGGGTGACGCGGGTTATGTTACGCCGTATGGCAGCGTGTCAGGTCTGTTCCAGTCTGGTGACGACTATCGTTTGAGCAACGACATGCATCTTGACGGTCAGTCTTACGACAGCATGCGCTATGAACTGGGTGTGGATACGGGCTATACCTTCACCTATAGCCAGGATCAGGCTCTGACGCCTTACTTCAAACTGGCGTACGTGTATGACGATCAGGGCAACCATGCGGATGTCAACGGCGATTCAATCGACAATGGCACCAAAGGTTCAGCGGTTCGCGTTGGGCTGGGTACGCAGTTCAGCTTTACCAAGAACTTCAGCGCGTATACCGATGCGAACTACCTTGGCGGCGGCGATGTTGATCAGGACTGGTCGGCTAACGCAGGCGTTAAATATACCTGGTAATCATTCCCTTACGGAAATGGATATCGCGTCGTTAATCTAAAAAATGCCCGTCAAGAATTTGGCGGGCATTACTGCAAGGAACGCGCAG
The sequence above is drawn from the Citrobacter amalonaticus genome and encodes:
- the uhpC gene encoding MFS transporter family glucose-6-phosphate receptor UhpC, which produces MVNKTETAMHAGAATDITQRYRTLRPRLLMYMVIGYAAFYLTRKSVNYVLPALQTDLGLDKSDIGLLGSLFYLTYGLSKFTAGLWHDSHGQRWFMGAGLFATGLLNVVFAFGESLTLLLAVWTLNGFFQGWGWPPCARLLTHWYSRNERGFWWGCWNMSINIGGAIIPLISAFAAHWWGWQAAMLMPGIISMALGMGLALQLKGTPQEEGLPSVGNWRNDPLELRQEQQSPPMGLWQMLRTTMLKNPMIWLLGVSYVLVYLIRIALNDWGNIWLTESHGVNLLSANATVMLFEVGGLLGALFAGWGSDLLFSGQRAPMILLFTLGLMVSVAALWLAPVHHYALLAVCFFTVGFFVFGPQMLIGLAAVECGHKAAAGSITGFLGLFAYLGAALAGWPLSLVIERYGWSGMFSLLSVAAVLMGLLLMPLLMAGITTTLSQRIKQ
- a CDS encoding MASE1 domain-containing sensor histidine kinase, yielding MSHNLRHVVISLFIVLAWGTGWLMLWTLGFYLTHNGQQAALFLPHGVYLALLILLSRRYWLALVLPPMMMMFWLHSEQLLNGYILLTTPLISMIPASLAQAFWYRFPLYWQRLTLLLATVTAASLLNAALLSPFVKSPAMLLGLASFTGGVLLTPFVYLIFEFLRQQHRYHLLGLDTNNPPLRTSLIIWCSLFFIIGIGTQMVLSPEIERLLLIVVFLPNVVMAWKFGWQGGVLSGLLGSMMITIARQIGVGFSNLIELEIFLATQSLLGIGLGIAISRQQHLAQNLHHYRRRLEAELAARRALAEKLVHTEEDTRKSLARELHDEIGQNITAIQIQSQLVKRAHDPAQAQAAASQINDLARRIHHSTRQLLRQLRPPALDELSFKEALLHLLNEFAFTERGIHCQFDYQLTATPENETVRFTLYRLLQELLNNICKHAGASEVRIVLRQQGDMLHLDVSDNGVGISADKIAGFGIQGMRERVSALGGELALESRHGTRVSVNLPTNLQQIAF
- a CDS encoding response regulator transcription factor, whose amino-acid sequence is MIRVVLVDDHVVVRSGFAQLLSLEEDLDVAGQYSSAAEAWPALLQDDVNVAVMDIAMPDENGLSLLKRLRAQRPQFRAIILSIYDTPAFVQSALDAGASGYLTKRCGPEELVQAVRSVGLGGHYLCADALRALRGGEPSSPVLEVLTPREREVFDLLVKGDSVKEIAFKLDLSHKTVHVHRANVLGKLNCHSTIDLVHFALDHQLLAGH
- the tauA gene encoding taurine ABC transporter substrate-binding protein encodes the protein MAVSSRNTLLAALAFITFQAQAVNVTVAYQTSAEPAKVAQADNTFAKESGATVDWRKFDSGASIVRALASGDVQIGNLGSSPLAVAASQQVPIEVFLLASKLGNSEALVVKKTIGKPEDLIGKRIAVPFISTTHYSLLAALKHWGIKPGQVEIVNLQPPAIIAAWQRGDIDGAYVWAPAVNALEKDGKVLTDSEKVGEWGAPTLDVWVVRKDFAEKHPEVVKAFAKSAIDAQQSYIANPDEWLKQPENISKLSRLSGVPEADVPGLVKGNTYLTPQQQTAELTGPVNKAIIDTAQFLKEQGKVPAVASDYSQYVTDRFVQ
- the tauB gene encoding taurine ABC transporter ATP-binding subunit, which codes for MLQLSHLYADYGGKPALEDINLTLDSGELLVVLGPSGCGKTTLLNLIAGFVPYQHGSIQLAGKRVDGPGAERGVVFQHEGLLPWRNVQDNVALGLQLAGIGKAQRVSIAQDMLKKVGLEGAGKRFIWQLSGGQRQRVGIARALAANPQLLLLDEPFGALDAFTREQMQTLLLKLWHETGKQVLLITHDIEEAVFMATELVLLSPGPGRVLERLPLTFARRFVAGEASRSIKSDPQFIATREYVLSRVFEQREAFS
- the tauC gene encoding taurine ABC transporter permease TauC, with amino-acid sequence MSVVINDKPRQRPLRWRWPFSRQITLSLATLTVILAVWWTVAALQLISPLFLPPPDQVMQKLITIAGPQGFMDATLWQHLAASLTRIVLALLAAVAFGIPIGIAMGLSPTLRGILDPIIELYRPVPPLAYLPLMVIWFGIGETSKILLIYLAIFAPVAMSALAGVKSAQQVRIRAARSLGASRAQVLWLVILPGALPEILTGLRIGLGVGWSTLVAAELIAATRGLGFMVQSAGEFLATDVVLAGIAVIAIIAFILELGLRALQRRLTPWHGEVQ